A region of Natribaculum luteum DNA encodes the following proteins:
- a CDS encoding class I SAM-dependent methyltransferase — protein sequence MNELEVEQYFDTTSETYTRKRDIDEIESWPLFDEFLEEASTEGDRLLEIGCGDGLLPEYALEYTDVTEAHGLDISTEMLPDDGRAQYLNASATDLPLPFEPESFDFVVLSDVLHHLVGDRRSQSKLKAQAALIEAANLLKEGGHLVVKDISYRSPVGPDELTSCAIFYGLKYFTGLASAIDDQAAPGLLVSFYTQAELVEMLQQAGTTITRKEIDVKKQRSVPRRVLIGESACIRLYARKKPRTTETERADDETASRSRVTV from the coding sequence ATGAACGAACTAGAAGTAGAGCAGTACTTCGACACGACGTCGGAGACGTACACGCGAAAGCGAGACATCGACGAGATCGAATCGTGGCCACTTTTCGACGAGTTTCTCGAGGAGGCGAGCACCGAGGGGGATCGGCTGTTAGAGATCGGATGCGGTGACGGACTCTTACCCGAGTACGCACTCGAGTACACCGACGTTACGGAGGCACACGGACTGGACATCTCGACGGAGATGCTTCCCGACGACGGACGGGCCCAGTACCTGAACGCGTCGGCGACGGATCTGCCGCTACCGTTCGAGCCGGAGTCGTTCGACTTCGTCGTGTTGAGTGACGTCCTCCACCACCTCGTGGGAGATCGCCGATCCCAGTCGAAGCTGAAAGCCCAGGCTGCGTTGATCGAGGCGGCGAACCTCCTGAAAGAGGGCGGACATCTCGTCGTCAAAGACATTTCCTACCGGAGTCCGGTCGGCCCCGACGAACTGACCTCGTGTGCGATCTTTTATGGACTCAAGTACTTCACCGGACTCGCCTCGGCGATCGACGACCAGGCCGCGCCCGGACTGCTGGTTTCGTTTTATACGCAGGCCGAACTGGTCGAGATGCTCCAACAGGCAGGAACGACGATCACGAGAAAAGAGATCGACGTGAAAAAACAGCGGTCGGTTCCGAGGCGCGTTCTCATCGGTGAATCGGCCTGTATTCGACTGTACGCCAGGAAGAAACCGAGAACGACGGAGACAGAGCGGGCAGATGACGAAACCGCATCTCGTTCTCGCGTCACCGTCTAG
- a CDS encoding carbohydrate kinase family protein: MTGVPEVVAVGSALLDEQYLVTNLPEPDGGAYVTEESEAFGGVAANVAVALSRLGRTTGIVVRLGNDDTADTVTKNLREEGVATDRVRQSEVERSTYCMVFRDSDGRRMIVTGGGAAKQLTLNADDEEYLRSAEVVFTNGFCPDRVTRKLCELAADGDIQLAFDLASPLEGLEGRGTERKTVDELLSHLALFVANGPSIRSYLGARGREAVDILRTRGVRRGALTRGEHGAILWDDEEVVDVPALDVDVVDTTGAGDAFVSGLIHRWLLENEPADVAGRFATAAGSYNCTRTGARGGMTDEDRIEAVLNDRVAH, from the coding sequence ATGACCGGCGTTCCCGAGGTAGTGGCGGTCGGCAGCGCACTTCTGGACGAACAGTACCTGGTCACGAACCTGCCGGAGCCCGACGGCGGCGCCTACGTGACCGAAGAATCGGAAGCGTTCGGCGGCGTCGCCGCCAACGTCGCCGTGGCGCTCTCGCGACTGGGTCGGACGACTGGAATCGTCGTGCGGCTGGGCAACGACGACACTGCCGACACGGTCACGAAGAACCTCCGCGAGGAGGGTGTGGCGACCGATCGCGTCAGACAAAGCGAGGTCGAACGATCGACCTACTGCATGGTATTTCGCGATTCCGACGGGCGACGGATGATCGTTACTGGCGGTGGCGCCGCAAAGCAGCTGACGCTGAACGCCGACGACGAAGAGTACCTCCGATCGGCCGAAGTCGTCTTCACGAACGGGTTCTGTCCAGATCGTGTCACGCGCAAGCTGTGTGAGCTCGCTGCAGACGGGGACATCCAGCTAGCGTTCGACCTCGCCAGTCCGCTCGAGGGACTGGAAGGACGGGGGACCGAACGGAAGACGGTAGACGAGTTGCTGTCACACCTCGCGCTGTTTGTCGCCAACGGGCCGTCGATCAGGTCGTATCTGGGAGCCAGGGGGAGAGAAGCGGTCGATATCCTGCGCACCCGCGGCGTTCGTCGCGGGGCGTTGACCCGTGGAGAACACGGTGCGATACTCTGGGACGACGAGGAGGTCGTCGACGTACCGGCACTCGACGTCGACGTCGTGGACACCACAGGTGCAGGCGACGCGTTCGTGAGCGGACTGATTCACCGGTGGCTCCTCGAGAACGAGCCGGCCGACGTAGCCGGCCGTTTTGCGACCGCGGCAGGCAGCTACAACTGCACCAGAACGGGTGCCCGCGGAGGGATGACAGACGAAGACCGTATCGAGGCCGTTTTGAACGACCGCGTCGCCCACTAA